The following are encoded in a window of Bacteroidales bacterium genomic DNA:
- a CDS encoding aminotransferase class V-fold PLP-dependent enzyme has product MAIYLDNSATSWPKPQSVIKAMIDYMENYGGSPGRSGHTFALKAARKVFETRELIARFFNVPSSDRVIFTANGTHAINLGLKGLLKKGDHVIISHMEHNSVFRPLKHMENSGLIDLSTTDVDQNGAIDPNDIKKAIKPNTRMVAMLHGSNVSGTVFPIKEIGAICKSHGILFMVDAAQTAGLIPIDVQRDNIDLLAFTGHKKLNGPPGIGGLCLKDELHLEGLVLGGSGSRSEMAEHPQFYPDRLEAGTLNTVGIIGLKAGMEYILAKGMDKMYQHQIQLTELLINGLNEVDQIKIIASEISKQMLPVVPLIIKDLPSSEAALQLDREFGIMTRAGLHCSPLAHKALGTFPQGTVRLSLGNFTTQKEIEITINALKKICQTQTQN; this is encoded by the coding sequence ATGGCGATCTATCTTGATAATTCCGCAACTTCTTGGCCTAAACCACAATCGGTCATCAAAGCGATGATTGATTATATGGAAAACTATGGTGGTAGTCCGGGAAGGTCAGGACATACATTTGCCCTGAAAGCCGCCAGAAAGGTTTTCGAAACACGGGAGTTGATCGCCCGGTTTTTCAATGTTCCCAGTTCTGACAGGGTGATTTTTACCGCAAACGGAACCCATGCCATCAATCTTGGATTGAAGGGGTTGCTCAAAAAAGGCGACCATGTGATCATCAGCCACATGGAACATAATTCGGTTTTCAGGCCGTTGAAGCATATGGAAAATTCAGGCCTCATTGATCTTTCAACCACTGATGTTGACCAAAACGGAGCTATTGATCCAAATGATATAAAAAAAGCCATCAAACCCAATACGCGGATGGTTGCAATGCTGCACGGTTCAAATGTGAGCGGCACTGTTTTTCCGATCAAAGAAATCGGCGCAATCTGCAAATCGCACGGCATTTTGTTCATGGTTGATGCTGCACAGACTGCCGGGCTTATTCCAATTGACGTACAGCGGGATAATATTGACCTGCTCGCATTTACAGGTCATAAAAAACTTAATGGGCCACCGGGAATTGGCGGATTGTGTTTAAAAGATGAACTGCATCTTGAAGGATTGGTACTGGGAGGATCGGGCAGCCGGTCAGAGATGGCAGAGCACCCTCAATTTTATCCCGATCGACTCGAAGCCGGAACCTTGAATACTGTCGGTATCATCGGCCTGAAAGCGGGAATGGAATACATCCTGGCAAAAGGAATGGACAAAATGTATCAGCACCAGATTCAGCTTACTGAATTGCTGATTAACGGGTTGAATGAAGTTGACCAGATAAAAATAATTGCTTCTGAAATCAGCAAGCAAATGTTGCCCGTTGTGCCCCTGATAATAAAAGATTTACCCTCCAGCGAAGCAGCTTTACAACTGGATCGGGAATTCGGTATCATGACCCGTGCTGGTTTGCATTGCTCTCCTCTGGCTCACAAAGCTTTGGGAACTTTTCCACAAGGAACTGTCCGACTGAGCCTCGGAAACTTTACGACTCAAAAAGAAATAGAGATTACCATTAATGCCCTTAAAAAAATTTGTCAAACCCAAACCCAAAACTAA
- the yedF gene encoding sulfurtransferase-like selenium metabolism protein YedF produces the protein MKTIDAKGKLCPTPLIMTKKALNEIAGDESLEVLIDNETSMKNVTRFLEDNGMKVLAEKKENVFHLFVNKTGVIPDSAKVEDYCEVDLSKTSNLVIGIQRNRLGDGAEELGTLLIKAFINTLPETTVKPKTLVFLNSGIFLAISDSPVLDSLRKLENTGTEILVCGTCLDYYQKKAELSVGKISNMYDILERLGQASHVIYP, from the coding sequence ATGAAAACAATAGATGCAAAAGGGAAACTCTGCCCTACACCTTTAATCATGACTAAAAAAGCGCTAAACGAAATCGCCGGCGATGAAAGCCTCGAAGTGTTGATTGACAACGAAACTTCGATGAAAAATGTAACCCGCTTCCTTGAAGACAATGGAATGAAAGTGCTAGCGGAAAAGAAGGAAAATGTCTTTCATCTTTTCGTTAACAAAACAGGAGTTATTCCAGATAGTGCGAAGGTTGAAGACTACTGCGAAGTGGATTTGTCCAAAACCTCCAATCTTGTTATTGGCATTCAGCGCAACAGGCTTGGCGATGGCGCCGAAGAGCTGGGAACACTTTTGATTAAGGCATTCATCAACACTTTGCCGGAGACAACAGTAAAACCGAAAACACTGGTTTTTCTTAATTCAGGTATTTTTCTGGCAATAAGCGACTCCCCGGTTCTGGATTCGTTGCGAAAGTTGGAAAACACTGGAACAGAAATTCTTGTATGCGGAACCTGCCTCGATTATTACCAAAAGAAAGCCGAGCTTTCCGTTGGCAAGATTTCTAACATGTACGATATTCTCGAGCGACTTGGCCAGGCTTCGCATGTAATCTATCCTTAA
- the selD gene encoding selenide, water dikinase SelD has product MKQFDLLTTIEYGGCSAKLPAKELDKTLAGLPKTPHSNLLVGTETHDDAGVFKISDEIALIQTTDFFPPVCSDPYEFGQIAAANALSDVYAMGGEALTALNLVCFPANIPLEVLKEILRGGIDKVKESGGVIAGGHTIVDDTPKYGLAVTGKVHPDKIITNAAAQPGDVLILTKPIGAGTIMAGHRIGEVDEKRYQAVLESMMQLNKKGAEIMQQFGVRCATDITGFGLAGHALKMAMGSKVTIEIEAEKVPLFDGAYDLIDLGCIPGACFRNLEYVEDHCVFNESLDYNLKMLMLDAQTSGGLLICCQEKKAMKMMHELKQVGFSKSAVIGTVKTNTATYNSTLEFV; this is encoded by the coding sequence ATGAAACAGTTCGATTTATTAACCACTATTGAATATGGCGGGTGTTCGGCCAAGTTGCCTGCGAAAGAGTTGGATAAAACCCTGGCCGGACTTCCCAAAACCCCTCATTCAAACCTGCTGGTGGGAACCGAAACCCATGATGATGCAGGGGTTTTTAAAATCAGTGATGAAATTGCCCTTATTCAGACTACCGATTTTTTCCCGCCGGTATGCTCCGATCCTTACGAGTTTGGTCAGATTGCTGCAGCCAATGCTTTGAGCGATGTTTATGCGATGGGAGGCGAGGCGCTCACTGCATTGAATCTTGTTTGCTTTCCGGCTAATATTCCTTTGGAGGTATTGAAAGAAATATTGCGGGGCGGCATTGACAAAGTGAAAGAATCGGGTGGAGTGATTGCAGGCGGACACACTATAGTTGACGACACGCCGAAATATGGACTCGCAGTGACCGGAAAGGTTCATCCCGACAAGATCATTACCAATGCTGCCGCGCAGCCCGGCGATGTGCTCATTCTGACCAAGCCCATCGGCGCCGGAACCATCATGGCCGGTCATCGGATTGGTGAAGTGGATGAAAAGCGTTACCAGGCTGTGCTGGAAAGCATGATGCAACTCAATAAAAAAGGGGCTGAAATCATGCAGCAATTTGGTGTAAGGTGTGCGACAGACATCACCGGATTCGGTCTGGCCGGCCATGCACTTAAAATGGCGATGGGCAGCAAAGTAACCATCGAAATTGAAGCTGAAAAAGTTCCATTATTTGATGGAGCTTACGACCTGATTGATCTGGGTTGCATACCTGGCGCTTGTTTCCGGAATTTGGAGTATGTGGAAGATCATTGCGTTTTTAATGAATCATTGGACTACAACCTCAAAATGCTCATGCTCGACGCACAGACTTCGGGTGGTTTGCTGATTTGTTGTCAGGAAAAAAAAGCGATGAAAATGATGCACGAACTGAAACAGGTCGGTTTCAGTAAATCCGCTGTGATCGGTACTGTAAAGACAAACACGGCAACATATAATAGCACCTTGGAATTTGTATGA
- a CDS encoding DUF3343 domain-containing protein — protein MMYYILIFESTHKVLKSEMLLLANGVNFDIIPTPKELSSDCGMSIRINPKRADFPKVKWILEAQGIKFVIHEKLQK, from the coding sequence ATGATGTACTACATATTGATCTTCGAATCAACGCATAAAGTGCTAAAATCGGAAATGCTCCTCCTGGCAAACGGGGTTAATTTTGACATCATTCCCACACCAAAAGAGTTGTCATCCGACTGTGGAATGTCCATCAGAATTAATCCAAAAAGAGCTGATTTTCCAAAAGTTAAGTGGATACTTGAAGCCCAGGGGATTAAATTTGTCATACACGAAAAACTTCAAAAATGA
- a CDS encoding response regulator transcription factor, with translation MNKKIHIVLADDHQIFRDGIKALLSDIDDFKVVAEASNGDELLRMLETSEPDIIIMDISMPGISGIELTRKISELYPQIAVLILSMHSNEDFVINSVINGAKGYLPKDTGRKELLEAIYDIADGDEYFGKLITSNMMKSFIKKTQKKFLPVDKENQLTSREIEIIQQIGKGLSNKEIADKLFISVRTVDSHKNHMMQKLKLRSTAEIIIYAIKNKIIEIE, from the coding sequence ATGAATAAAAAGATTCATATTGTCCTTGCTGATGATCACCAGATTTTCAGAGATGGGATTAAAGCTTTGCTATCGGACATTGATGATTTTAAAGTAGTTGCCGAAGCTTCAAATGGGGACGAATTGCTTCGCATGCTTGAAACATCCGAGCCGGATATCATCATTATGGATATTTCGATGCCAGGAATCTCCGGCATCGAGCTTACCCGAAAAATCAGCGAGTTGTATCCCCAAATTGCCGTTTTGATTCTTTCGATGCATTCCAACGAAGATTTTGTGATCAACTCGGTAATTAATGGAGCCAAGGGTTACCTTCCGAAAGATACCGGGCGTAAAGAATTGCTCGAAGCCATTTATGATATTGCCGATGGGGATGAATACTTCGGCAAACTCATCACAAGTAATATGATGAAAAGTTTTATCAAAAAAACACAGAAAAAATTTCTGCCCGTTGATAAAGAAAACCAACTGACCTCCCGTGAAATAGAAATCATTCAGCAAATTGGCAAGGGCTTATCTAACAAGGAAATTGCCGATAAACTCTTCATTAGCGTGCGCACTGTGGATAGCCATAAAAATCATATGATGCAAAAGCTGAAGCTGCGCAGCACTGCTGAGATTATTATCTATGCCATCAAAAACAAAATCATCGAGATCGAATGA
- a CDS encoding ammonium transporter yields MLLQIDTGSTGFMLLASSLVMLMTPGLAFFYGGLATKRNILGIMIQSFVSLGWTTVMWIFFGYSLCFSGGEGGLIGNLDKAFLFGVGIDSMYSNGKIPEIVFIAYQMMFAIITPALITGAFVNRVSFKAYLIFLTFWQILVYYPFVHMIWGGGLLAQWGVLDFAGGIVVHATAGFAALASVFYVGARNDKNSTPNSIPLVAIGSGLLWFGWYGFNAGSEVQVDFITSLAFLNTDIAASFATIAWVVLEWSKEKKPKFVGLLTGSIAGLATITPCAGFVPLWASPIIGAAAGIVCYYAVKYKNKRGWDDALDVWGVHGVGGVLGTILLGVFASKAINGFGADGLIFGNSSFFFKQIVAVVGASIYAFIFTYLMLVIINMITPVRVKQEDEALGLDGSLHGEKAYDEGAL; encoded by the coding sequence ATGTTATTGCAAATTGACACCGGTTCAACTGGTTTTATGCTGCTTGCCAGCAGTCTGGTTATGCTCATGACCCCCGGACTGGCTTTTTTCTATGGCGGCTTAGCTACAAAAAGGAACATCCTGGGCATCATGATACAAAGTTTTGTATCTCTCGGATGGACAACGGTTATGTGGATATTTTTCGGATATTCACTTTGTTTTAGTGGTGGTGAAGGCGGGCTTATTGGCAATCTGGACAAAGCCTTTTTATTTGGCGTTGGTATAGATTCGATGTATTCGAATGGCAAAATACCTGAGATCGTATTCATTGCCTACCAGATGATGTTTGCCATCATTACACCAGCATTGATAACCGGAGCATTTGTCAATCGTGTTTCATTCAAAGCCTACCTCATTTTCCTTACATTCTGGCAAATACTTGTATATTATCCTTTTGTCCACATGATTTGGGGAGGGGGATTATTGGCGCAATGGGGTGTGCTCGACTTTGCAGGAGGGATTGTTGTCCACGCAACAGCCGGTTTTGCAGCGTTGGCGTCAGTATTTTATGTAGGAGCAAGAAATGATAAAAATTCAACACCTAACAGTATCCCTCTGGTAGCCATCGGAAGCGGGCTTTTATGGTTTGGATGGTATGGATTTAATGCCGGCAGTGAAGTTCAGGTTGACTTCATTACATCCCTGGCATTTTTAAATACTGACATCGCTGCATCTTTTGCTACCATCGCCTGGGTTGTTCTTGAATGGTCGAAAGAAAAGAAACCCAAATTTGTAGGGCTACTCACGGGGTCCATTGCCGGTCTGGCCACCATTACTCCCTGTGCCGGTTTCGTTCCTTTATGGGCATCTCCCATCATCGGGGCTGCTGCCGGTATTGTTTGCTACTATGCAGTGAAGTATAAAAACAAACGGGGTTGGGATGATGCACTAGATGTTTGGGGTGTGCATGGAGTCGGGGGCGTTCTGGGCACAATTTTGCTTGGTGTTTTTGCCAGTAAAGCTATTAATGGTTTTGGCGCTGATGGTCTCATTTTTGGAAATTCCTCTTTTTTCTTTAAACAGATAGTGGCTGTTGTGGGAGCATCAATTTATGCCTTTATTTTCACTTACCTGATGCTCGTCATTATCAATATGATTACTCCGGTCAGGGTTAAACAAGAAGATGAAGCATTAGGGCTTGATGGCAGCCTCCATGGTGAAAAAGCTTACGACGAAGGGGCGCTCTGA